CTACCAAAGGTATACAAGCAGTGTCTCTTATGCTCCAGACTTTACATTCAGGAAATTATGGTTGATATCATCTGAACTGATTTGCTTTCTCTGatttgggttgtgtctggtattgcacgatatttccattcaagtgaatgggactaatCTGCACAACTGAATCCAACCCTTGATGAAGAGTGGTAATGTTTATGTAAGAAAAATGCAGAGCTTTTACCTGACCGTGGAGACCCCTTTAATACATGTTTTGATGGAAACTACACATAGACATTAGAAGAAAAGTAATGTGTGAGTTAAAGGGGTGTTCGGCTCCATGGTCTTTATTGGTCTTCTGCCTACACGTGAGCGGTGACTTAGCGGTAATGCTTCACGTGAATAGAGAATTACTGCTCAACCACGGATTGGCTGCATTGCCTGGATCAGGAACACCAGAGACTCTCCACTGGATTATGACATGGCAAAATATGTATTGGGGCACAACTTAGagattaaaaacagaaaaataaataaatgtagcattttttttaagtTCTAGCTTACTGTGGAGCTGCTGTATGTCTTTTTATTACCTATATTATTCCCTTTGATAAGCAGAAGTGATTAAAGTAGTAATAAGCATTAAGGTTACCTTAGGGTGCGGCATCCTGAAATCCCTTCTCTATTCTGGGGTATTCAGACTATGTAACGCACCATTGTCTTAGAGCTAATACAATTTGTAATATATTTGAGGCTTGAAATCTGCAATGTCCTTACACCCTTATACCAGGATTCCCTTTTGTCATCACAATGCAGTAATGTTTCATCCACGGGGTCATCACAGCAACAGCTCAGTACTGGCTGTTACCATGGATGTGATGCCCATAGTCACATAACCATTGTGGCGAGTGGTTTGCTGCTATGGACTCTCTTCTGTGGGTGAAACCTCATCATACAGTGAAGCCCTATAAAGGTGGCAGAGTTTGAATGGTAAGCATATAAGATAGAATTTGACTTCCCACTTTGGAGGTTAGAAACccctaaagagaacctttcatgtcctgcacatgtaattttatataccgctagaaagccagcagtgcactgaactcggcgtactgtcggctttctcattATGTGCCTCATGGCtgtagatatcagtgccgttagtttcagcaccgatctctacccaccgtcagaagggcattcctgacagtctagctgcgcTTCCTCCCCACGCacacttgtccatagacttgggggggttcctcacagctcagcgtcatcgccggGCAGTAAAGTGTGccccccccctctgacagtaacaGGCTATGGATGATTACTgttgggcgttcctcacagcccagctagactgtcaggaacgcccttctgacggtgggcagagattggtgcctaaactaacagcaccaatatctccagccccggggcacataacggtatCCGCTTTCTAGCGAcatataaaacagcatgtgcacgaggacatgaaaggccctctttaaaatcTTTCTATGGTACCTCCCTTTTCAGACAGGCAGTAGAGCACGGCAACTACATTGACTGTATTCTTTGAGAGTCCTGGGATTTCCTGTAATGGTCCCTCTCTATTAACTTGTAACACATTGCTCAGATACAAACATGAACTGAAGACATGGCAGCTGTatctgtctcctcctgtgtaacaTTTTATTGGCAAAAGTCCTACAGAAGAGTAATTTTACCTTAAAATAGCTGCTACCCATTATTCTTGTGTTTTCTAGATGATAAGAAAGAGCTGGGAGCGGCAAGAAGAAGCCAATATTACATGAAGTATGGAAATCCAAACTACGGTGGCATGAAAGGAATTCTTAGCAACTCATGGTACATAATATTTGTGCTCACAGACCCCTATTGAGTTGGCTTTTTATGTTGCTCCCAACCAATGGTTGCACGAGTATAGCAATCTGTCCATCCAGGAACTGACCCCCGAGCCCTTTTCCCTAGCATACTGGTTGGATTCCAGTTGAACCTTCTTTTTTAACTTGTCGGGCCACAAGAATGACAAAAATTCAATCTAAGGACACCCTGCTTAATTCAGTTTCCACATGCAATAGTAGACTGTAGCAGGCTGTGGATATACAGGTGTAAGGATCCATGCGCACGAACGAGTCCTTTGTCCGTGTGCTAGCTTAGCTTTTGGCTTctagcatactgacccattatattttaatgaccccatacacaggcctgtgtattatcatggtCTGTGGATGGGGCCATAAGCCCAGAAACATAACTTGGAACATGTCCTTTTTGTGGTTTAGGCTCCGTAAGGAGAATTTCATGAGGAGAATAACGCAAGTCTATAAAAACTAAAGCGCAGCTCTCTCCTATGTGCATAGGAAAAGGAGATATCATTCACGTCGTGTCCAAAGAGATGTAACTAAGAAGAGGACGTTCATTGGGGATGATGCACCTGCTTACCAGCATCTGCATTCAGGTCAGTTACAGCAAGTTAAGAGTCTAGATATACATTTCACTCTACTTAAGTATTATTTAAGTGTTCACTATGGGAAATGTCGTGTGTGTCCGTGTCCGACACACACTATCTGAAAGTAAGCAACAGTATAAACTGATACATTCATGGTATACGTTTCTACACATTTCCAACCTTCTACCCAATACATAGAGACAAGTGAGTTTTGAACATGGCCTTACATTGTTTAATGCTATATGCTATACAATACTATGGCATAAACTAATTTTGGTCATATATCTTGTAAAGCAGTATCTTATTGCTAATGTATGCCATTGTTTTATGTTTGCTAGAGGCAGGGGTCTAGCTATAGAGGGTTCAGATGTAGCAGTCACTACAGGGCTCTGGACCATGAGTGGACCCCAAAAGtccatctgccacataaaatacaccactattctaaatattCTATTTTAACATCCTGACATCTAGTTTTCTGGGGCTAGAAAACCCATTTACTGTAAATTATCCAGACAGTACTGTGTAAATAAGGCTCAATTCTGACACATGACTATATGGAGTGATCTGTTTGGCATTGTAACTCTTTTCACTTAGCCAGGGCCGTCAGAAGTTTTGTAGTCTATGCTACAATGTAGGTGGTATTATTTCTAGGAGACAAGCATTCAAGGCCCTTGGGCTCTGTAGCTTGGCTCATAGGTTGAATATTTGCCTGATGTGTAGGCCTGGTGAATGTTCCAGAGGAGCCTattgaagaagaggaggaggaagaagatatGGATGAGGATGACCGTGTTGTTGTAGAATACAGAGATGAGCTTCAAGCTTTTAAaagagagagggagggggcaaGGCGATCTGCAGCGAGCACCTCCGACTCTGATGAAATGGACTATGACCTGGAGCTAAAGATGATCTCCACTCCCTCCCCAAAAAAGAGCATGAAGATGACCATGTATGCTGACGAAGTGGAGTCACAACTAAAAACCATCAGGTAAGAACTCTACATGACTTGTGAAAGGTTGGTGTTTATTAAAGTGATCCCCAAAGAATGAGATCAAAAAAGGCGATCATGGATCCCTTCATAAGGAAgtcacatacacagtccagtcacattaatgtgaccacctagcaaaaatccagaataaccccctttggcagagcggaccgctgcgagacgtgcaggaagagaggagatgttgtgatgatgatcactgggatgttgagccatgccaactccagtgccttGGCCAGCTGCaccaggttacgcggttgagcatccatggcgcgaacaacccgattgaggtggtcccacagattctcgattgggttcaagtccagggaatttgctggccaagggagtaccataaactcatcctggtgctcctcgaaccacgcacgtacactggagctttatgacacgtctcattgtcctgctggtagatgccatcatcctgaggaaaaacaattcgcatgtaggggtgaacatggtccgcaaagatagatgtatacttgtggtgatccatcgtgccttccacaataatgagtgcacccagatggccgatgacacgcgccttctgtgattggttatttaacgttgatgtcaaaagtaggcggtgctcacattaatatgactggactgtgtactttaCATCAGCTTGTGTAATAGGCCTGTACTAAAGTGTCGATCAGCTGTCACTCTGCCCTTTGACTATGGCATCTTCATTAGATCCTACAGAAAGCCATATTAAATTACTGAAGGGGTGCCTAAGTATTATGGTGGCTGCAGGCTTCATACAGGGAGGCACTAAACTAGATCGTAGATCGCAACAGAGTGTTAATAGCTTCCATTATTTCCTTGTACAGGAACTCAATGAGATCAGATTCAACTAGTAGTAGTGTGAAAAACCGAATTGGAAGTAAAACCCATTCTGAGAAGCCAGCTGACATCCGGCTCTTACTGGAAGAGAAGAGACAGAGCGGCACAAGTAGACAGGCAACGGCTGTAAAATCAGGTAGGACGGTGTAACTGTGCTTATGGTAGGGTTATGTTCATTTCTTCTGTGTATAGAGAGGAGAATTGTCTGATTGTTGGGCACCCCATCCAATGACAATGGGAGTCTCATGTTTCCCTGTTCAGAGCAGTGGTTACACACAGGCCCACACTGGCCCATAGATGAACAGTTGAATATCCTCGAGAGcctcttagggcaggttcacacctgcgctcggtctccgctttgtgggtttccgtcttctgctgacaggagacagaaacccagcagtcagtgtcctccCGTGActttcttctggtctctgcggcaaaacagttttttaaatggacacaaagtcctgcatgtctgacttggtgtctggttaaaaaaaacctggtttcgccggggagaggcagaagactctcacgggcggacactttgcaaacccattcaaatgaacgggtttgaaaactggctgctggtttcagtctcctgtccagtttctcgggcagaagacggaaacctgaaaacgtagactgggcgcaggtgtgaacttgccTCTACCCAGGTGGGCCCGCAGCTCACCCTAGGGtggcacagtacactcattgTACGTCATACAAATACTTATCTCAACCAGGCTATGCATTGGTATAATATTCCAGGTGGATCATGTGGCTGAAACATGGTGTTGGTCTTGGTCCTTTCAGTTGAACTGGTTATGTGACCACTGGCATTCATTGAGCAACATGGTTATGAAACATTAAATGTGTACTCGCTCACCAGAGGAAACCATACTTAGCAGGATATTCAGGACACCTTACAGTAGGTTACTGAGCAGAGTTGTATTATAGAATCTCTTTTGGGTTCCTTTATGCAGATGTACGACAGCGGCTTGGGAAAAGACCACATTCACCTGAACCAAGGAAGATTGTGAGTAAGTCGTCAGAATCTCGAAGAGAACCCGTTTCTGATGTGCACAGCCGACTCGGTGTACCAAAACAAATGGAAGGGAAGGGTCTCTACTCTGACAGCAAAGAGAAGAAAACAGGTTAGATGTTCATTGCTGAAAACTGATTGGTCCCGCACATGTGATGCTTAACCTTTTCATTGCCCAGAAAGTCTGGAGGGTGTCATGATTTTTCGAGTGTTAGGTCTTACATCAAATGAAAGCCCAGATTATTCGCTTTCAAGTTATTCCAAGGCTCTAACTCTGCAGTATGAGTGGTCATTTGAGGTCAGGAAGCAGGATACAAAGATTTACCTCCTGACTCTGCTGTTACCGCAACACTACATCCCTATACACCCTGCCACTGCCAGGATATCTGCTCTCTGGCTGGCTGTCAcatttgggctaaggccccacattgcggaaacacagctttttttctgttgcagattttgttgcgtttttttgagccaaagcagagaatggcttcaaaaggaatgagcaatatataggaaagtcttatacttctatcttctgcttaatccactccagactttggctcaaaaaaccgcaacaaaaaaagctacgtttccacaaagtggggctatAGCCTTGGGATGTTTTTTGGGGCTTTTTTTGTACTAAAGGGGTACTTTAAAAAAAGTATTTATCTTCATGACTGATGTTTACTAGTTTGTGGATTGAggagatttttatttttgtctttttagTTCAGGGCCGTCAGAAAAACGTAAATGTTGAAATCTTGGGCAACTGAAAAACCTAATACCCtacatacttgagtataagccaagtttttcagcactgtttttgtgctgaaaacccccccacggcttatactcgagtcaagtaaCGTTTGtatttgcgggggggggggggggtctttgatGCCTGCAATCAGAAATCACCGGCATTGGCtacggcatctccgctgtaagaatTTGAGTGGAGTCCTGGTTGCTATTGGGATCGCTTTGCAGAGCCGGCATCTGCTCTAATAGAACGACAGATGCCGGGTAGGGTTTTAGCTGCCGTAACAGGTGCCGGGGCCCGCAGCATCATCACgttcctgccgctgcaggaaaccagcagtggcaggagcttGGCGAtactacttgaaaaatcacaggtCCACAGGTGTCTTGCCCGTGaccatcttctgctctccgcggtgaagccgtttttcttttaccttttttctttaaaaaaaaaacaaaactgtttctcCGCGGGGAGCAGAcgacgctcacgggcactcaccaGCGGACTCTGAATGCCGAGTTTCTGTCTCttctgcagaaaacggaaacctcaaaacggagatctggcgctggtgtgaacccgcccttaggtatccctatgtctgaaagtgcccggtctactgactatagggtgtctgcagtgctgctattctttcgggaaggggttaataggagcactgcagatcccctatattcagccaggctgaattccaagtggcggaaaaaaaaaaaaaacagtcctcaagtctccccttggcttatattcgagtcaatgttttcccaggttttttttttttttttcttttgtaaaattatgggccttggcttatattcgggttggcttatacttgagtatatacggtatatcggAACTCTGCATGAAGTTAGATCAACCTTGTGGTTTCTTATCTATTGCAGGAGGTTTGTGGAACCGATTAGGAACAGCCCCAAAAGAGAAAGTCCGAACTGCGGAGAAGGGTCAGAAGGTCAGCGTCGCTCCAGAGGAAGACGACACCGTGTTACAGCAAGCTTGGGGAGCTTTAATCAAAGAGAAGGAGCAGATTCGGCAAAAGAAGAGCCGCCTGGACAACTTGCCTTCCTTACAGATTGAAATCAGCCGAGAGAGCAGTTCTGGCTCTGACACAGACTCATGATAAAGATGACAGACTTGTGTTTCTTGGGACAATGGCTTCCTGTAGCATGGCAGCAACTTGAAAATGTGCCGCTCCTGCCTTTCAGACAATTGTTTTATACTGAAGCTGAGACGCCAATAGTGGCAGCGGTGTTCTCAACAAGGCTCTACAAAATTCATGTCTCGGTTTGGCCGGGGATTAAAGTGTATTGGTTAATATGAAGtgtttccctttttttttaatatcttatGTAAACTTACTGTGAATAAGGATTAAATGCGTTTctgttttagaactttttttttttttttaagttggagGGGACAGTTTTTAACCCTCTGGACAAATATGTCTGCCGTGATGTCTGCTATATAACGTCCAGTGCCTATAGGCTGTAATCATTGGTTGTACATCTTCATCCTGAGTAAATGTCTGCTCCATCCAGTGATTCACAATATTCTGCTTTATTTAAAGCCTTATTGGTTATGCAATAGCAATCTTTATCTTCTAGATAATCTTCTTGTACTgttaggggcattcacacggagtaacgccgggcgtgtatcacagccgtacacgccggcgttacggcagactgccgaacacttcccattcacttcaatgggagcgcttgtaaacgccgctgttacgagtgctcccattgaagtgaatgggaagtgtttcggcagtctgccgtaacgccggcgtgtacggctgtgatacacgcccggcgttactccgtgtgaatgcccccttagatggGGTGATACTTATCTGATCACTGGGACCCCCAGGGATCGGGAGAATGGGATCGGCAAGTGTCTATCCCAaagtgccccatgtgaatagAGCACTGTGGTAGGTGCCTGGCCACTCAGTCTCATAGTAATGGAGTAGCAGTCGGCAATGTGCACCACGGCTTCATTCACATAGTGCTTTTAGGGACTTGTGTaccccctgttcttgtgatcccTGGGGGTCCAGGCAGTTAGATCC
This sequence is a window from Leptodactylus fuscus isolate aLepFus1 chromosome 2, aLepFus1.hap2, whole genome shotgun sequence. Protein-coding genes within it:
- the NCBP3 gene encoding LOW QUALITY PROTEIN: nuclear cap-binding protein subunit 3 (The sequence of the model RefSeq protein was modified relative to this genomic sequence to represent the inferred CDS: deleted 2 bases in 1 codon), with protein sequence MITGRRTHSLSAFVGRPERLPEEMAAVRGLRVSVKSGVGSVNEPEPMEVEEGEVEAAPDKSSPREVSGSTRRYENKAGAFITGIDVTSKEAIEKKEQRAKRFHFRAEVNDNQRDVVLDREMMRKAIPKVRLETIHVSGVDEMSTEDIFAFFKQYPPGYIEWLDDTSCNVVWLDEVTAARALLNMSTMPADSKSKKGDESTSAKSKADRYNDSSGDETEEGEVDEDNASDAEEEPEKKVLTTMDTLSQAEQDSLMRNDIRLSIKTFKGNQLVMRFATKDDKKELGAARRSQYYMKYGNPNYGGMKGILSNSWKRRYHSRRVQRDVTKKRTFIGDDAPAYQHLHSGLVNVPEEPIEEEEEEEDMDEDDRVVVEYRDELQAFKREREGARRSAASTSDSDEMDYDLELKMISTPSPKKSMKMTMYADEVESQLKTIRNSMRSDSTSSSVKNRIGSKTHSEKPADIRLLLEEKRQSGTSRQATAVKSDVRQRLGKRPHSPEPRKIVSKSSESRREPVSDVHSRLGVPKQMEGKGLYSDSKEKKTGGLWNRLGTAPKEKVRTAEKGQKVSVAPEEDDTVLQQAWGALIKEKEQIRQKKSRLDNLPSLQIEISRESSSGSDTDS